The following proteins are co-located in the Engraulis encrasicolus isolate BLACKSEA-1 chromosome 2, IST_EnEncr_1.0, whole genome shotgun sequence genome:
- the ndufab1b gene encoding NADH:ubiquinone oxidoreductase subunit AB1b, whose translation MAARALTQCVRSLSRSTTRLYQGSVVARSSSALLISNDRTFSAISCSQGARRIEQSRISQLTRQYGGLPPLTIEAIGERVMYVLKLYDKINPEKLQASSHFMKDLGLDSLDQVEIIMAMEDEFGFEIPDAAAEKLMTPEEIVQYIADKKDIYE comes from the exons ATGGCGGCCCGTGCGTTGACTCAGTGTGTTCGCTCTCTTTCCCGGTCTACGACAAGGTTATACCAAGGATCCGTGGTCGCTAGATCAAGCAGTGCACTTCTTATTTCCAATGACCGAACATTTTCTGCCATTAGTTGCTCCCAGGGAGCGCGGAGGATCGAACAGTCACGG ATTTCACAGCTGACTCGACAATACGGAGGGTTGCCTCCTCTTACCATCGAGGCAATCGGAGAGCGAGTAATGTACGTGCTGAAACTGTATGACAAGATCAACCCAGAGAAG CTTCAAGCGTCCTCTCACTTCATGAAGGACTTGGGGTTGGATAGTTTGGACCAGGTGGAAATCATTATGGCAATGGAGGATGAATTTG GATTTGAGATCCCAGATGCAGCTGCAGAAAAGTTGATGACGCCTGAGGAGATTGTACAGTACATCGCTGACAAGAAAGATATTTATGAATGA